ACCACAGACCTGCAAACATCAAGTACAGCACATGGACCAAGAAGACAGTCAGTCAAGTCCCCCGTCCGGCATCCGGGTGCACCGGCTCTGCCGCCGTCTGGCCCTTGATTACATTGGTTGAATTCCGTTGTACCTGTTGGAACAAACATGTTTGCAGCGATGCAGATTCCTGTCAGTAACAGTGATCCAGCCTGGCACCTCCTCCGTCCAACGGCGCCCAGGAACCAGTAGGTCATCATCCTGAAAGGAACTTCGATGGCAGCGAACACGAAGTGTGTGACATACAGGTTCAGACCAAAGTCCAGGATGTTGAAGCTGAGTCCATAATATGTGAAACCAACTCCGAACCTGCAGACCCCAATGAACACCTGATTATTACACTCGTTTGCTCAAATTTAAATGATCTCTAAACATTTATGTCTATTCTCAGAGAGGAGATTACAAACATTTGTAATTTTAATTTCAACATTGGGAAAATAATTTCTTCCAGTTTGAATCAACAGCTGCAAAGTATTCTTTTTCAAGGACACCCACCACAGAATCCCAGTCAGAACTGTTAACTTCCTCATCTTGGGGGTCTTGATGAGATCCAGGTAAGTGTAGCCTTTGCTCTGCTCTTCCATGATTTTCATGTCGGAGAGTGTCTGTACAGAGTTGGAGAAGCCAAAGCGTAGCAAAGACGTGTGAGGACGCAAAGGACTGGAGTGTCTTACAACAAAGTGTCTccaagccaatgcagagacggaggaacCGAAAGGTCAATGACATGAAGCGAGTCGCATGGACAACTTCTCCTGCAGGCTTCCTTCGTTTAAGGTGCCGCCAAATACGACTTCATTCTTCAGTTACGCTGTTTTAGTCTCACCACCTACGTTAAATATAGGATCATAATGATTGCATTTAATTCTGATTGTTCCACATCCAACACCCCCAAAGAAGGATGGCCCACCCCGAACATCATCTCAGACACAAACCACAATCCAAccttaaaaatagaaataaatcaaaaggatatactgtacattatattGATTAGAAACAATTATTTATATACAataattatttcacattttacataaaaaaaacgttGCCAGTATTTATTAACTTCGGTTGATCATCAATTTCATTCCATAATTTCACCcctaaaacagaaacacagcttTGCTTGCGAGTGTTCTTATTTCACGAGTTCTAAATCAAAGCATGCCTCTTAAATGATCATGTCCAGTTCTTCCTGAGTTAGTTTTTCATAAAggccaaaaagaaagaaagaaactgtACCGTTGATATTCTATTACTGTTTGAATTCTTGGTTTATGCAAGAAAAACATTCTTCCTTCATAAGGATGGGACAGAAAGGTGGGCAGCCAGAGTAACAGCCGTCATCATTTAGTTTGAGTTCCTGTTTCATTCCGGACTTGGGTTAGGGGTTGCTTCTCTTTTTTACCCCGGGATAtttccttctttgtttttgtgtcttgtGGATTAAACTTTTCACAAATAATTTCACTGTCATTGTTTTGGAATCTTTGCTTTGTGACAATTTTTCTTTGACAGCTCACCTTCCCTTTCCGCATCTTCATCCGTTGTCTGTATTCTGTCTGTCATCTCCTACTTTCTTGTACAAGCCCAAGACTCCAGTCACTCAAACTTCCCGAAACAACTTTCTACTTACGTCGAGTATCAAGTCAGATGACAGTTTTGGTCTTTTGTTGAACTTTGCGCATCTGTCGAGGTAAAACTGGGCTCTCTCCACTTCACCGTTGACTAAAAGCCAGCGGGCAGATTCAGGAATCCACCTGCAGTAATGATCAAAATCTAACTCTCATGCAAATGTAGGCCTCTGTTAAAATGTACCACTCAATGAAGGGTGAATTGTCTGTCTTTCACTTACCAAAAGGTCAGAAGTGTAAGTCCTAGTGGGGCCGTAACGGCCATCACCAGCGTCCGCCAGTCTCGTGTGAGGAAGGCGACTGCAGGCAGCAGCATGAGGCCTGCACACCAGGACAGGCCGCCGATCACTGAAATAAGTGCCCGATGGCCAATGTCAACCCACTCGATACCTGTAAGGTGAGGACAGGACCAAAATGGTCTAATAGTTACAGTCTGCATTTTCTATTTAATACATCATTTCTGTAGAGATTGAACACATGTTTGGTTCCACTAGACGAGGACAGCAATAAAACAACACTTGATTTAAGATATGGAAAACTGTTATCTTACTGAGAACCATTGTGTTGTTAGGGACTCCGGCCAACCCAACTCCAGTCAGAAATCTAAGCACCACAAATAGAATGAAGGAGTTTGCAAGGGCACTGGAGAAGCCGAACACTACTGCCATGACAGAGGCGACGAAAAGAGTGTTTTTCCTGCCATACCTGGaaataaaaagtacatttaGGGCAGTAAAATAAACAGGGGGGGAGCGTCCAATCCAaatatcatccatccatccacttagATAGATGGTACGAATCTTGGCACTAGGTTTTGGGATTCCACCCAAAgaggtaccgtattttcacaaccattagacgcacgtaaaagtcttaaattatcttcaaaatgtgccgaacgCCCTATGGTCCGCGCGCCCTATgttttgttgtaaggcggactcagctaggcgcctcgcggagtgatacgtaccgatgctgcgcttcaccatagtattatggcgtgctaaCGAAGCGGAggaggctgccggtcccgcagcagaacacgggaatagagcagcggcgatagaatccagcattaatgaatcaatggaggaagaggaggaagcaagaagaagacctgcagcaactcggctcctgcgatcggcgacgccgatctcaccgatacggtctaaaccggagtgaagctagctaacgcgctaacgggctaactagcaaactatcttatcatcatcatccccggtggattaaccaaagaactccaaccgcgcaacgttaaactgcgagctgcgtgggagcgcttgtatgtttgaaataccaaaaaatcagctgttaatgagactgcgccgaatcaccaggtgcgtcataaggtcgtgaaaatacggtaagtcTGGGGTGGAGAGCCAGACTCTCTGGCCCACTTGGTGGGGATGGCCCTTCACTCGACCATCTTCTCTCCCTTCATTTGTTTGCCTGCAGGcatttttgtgtgcgtgtgtgatcaAGGCCCTAATGTGTCTAAAATTGTGTCTATTGAgtgaaaaggaaataataaagaGATATTTCTTTCTATCTTTCTTTATTGCAGTCGTTTTCAGCAGCTAAGTAAGGGTAGCTGCCCACAGGACGGAAGCTCTGGTTTGTGCCCAGGGTCTCCGGCAGCGCCAGATGAAGGCCAGTTGGAGACCAACTCGCCCGGGAACCCATGCAACCAGAACATGTGAGAAAGGACAAGCTTGGCGGGCGCGGGATGGTGGCAAGCCAGGAATGAAGTCCTGGGAAGTGTGGAACCAGTGATGGTGGATCACTGTCAGGGCCTGGAGCAGGCTGCTGGAGGCTTGGTGGGAAGGTTTGTGTTGGCCACACATTGGGAAGGCCCCTATGTGTCGTCCTTCAAATCCAGCTCTCAGAAAGTTAAGTCCAAAATGATCTTACTTACAGGTACTTACAAGAGTTAAGGCACACAGAACCAATATGAAACAGACTGAGTCCAGGTAGAAGCAGTTATCTGGGCTCAAAAGCTGTAAAGCAAATGCAGAAACGCTGGAATGTCAATCATCTGGCAGTGATTGACTGACAGGGTGCGGTTTAAGAGTGGGGGAGATCATTGGGCAACCAGAAACAGCTGCGGTGACAGGTGAGTGGATCAAGAGGGAGTGACTGGCAAACAGGTGAGGAGATGGAAAGGTAGGTGGAAAATACTGTGGAACATGCAGactgacataaaaaaacaatatcCTTCTTTCAGTGATATTTGGTTTCAAATATTCCGCTTGCATGTCAGCGATcacattatttgttttttgtcaaaATCTCCTGATGTCTTATTCATAAGGAATAACACTTTTTATTCATACTTATCAGAGAGGTATCCAAGAATTATGGACCCAACCATCACGCCCATGAAGAAGATAGTGGTTGAGGTGTTTGCCAGGCTTTTTCTGTCACAGACAAGATCCCACTGAAAAGCAGATaacaaacaaatattgaatattATCGGcatatccatctatccatccatcttccactccctgtccccagacacctccaGTTCTTGTGGGGGGGATcgcgaggcattcccaggctattctctccagcatctcctagctcttccccgaggcctccacTTGGAGGGACTTACCCGGAACATCTCCCGAGG
Above is a window of Brachionichthys hirsutus isolate HB-005 chromosome 7, CSIRO-AGI_Bhir_v1, whole genome shotgun sequence DNA encoding:
- the LOC137895513 gene encoding solute carrier family 22 member 7-like, which encodes MAPKKFENMLMEINGFGLFQIFVVTLLAIPRIFLSCHLLLNNFIAALPPHRCDISNLHNGLFRNVTVEQELIVSTPVRGDGTRKPCEMFAEPQFGLLANGSNITDLQTMPCQNGWIYDNSTFTSTIATEWDLVCDRKSLANTSTTIFFMGVMVGSIILGYLSDKYGRKNTLFVASVMAVVFGFSSALANSFILFVVLRFLTGVGLAGVPNNTMVLSIEWVDIGHRALISVIGGLSWCAGLMLLPAVAFLTRDWRTLVMAVTAPLGLTLLTFWWIPESARWLLVNGEVERAQFYLDRCAKFNKRPKLSSDLILDTLSDMKIMEEQSKGYTYLDLIKTPKMRKLTVLTGILWFGVGFTYYGLSFNILDFGLNLYVTHFVFAAIEVPFRMMTYWFLGAVGRRRCQAGSLLLTGICIAANMFVPTGLWYVRAAVAIFGKGLAGFSFTAVYLYTAELYPTILRQRGMGYTSFLCRVGVSVAPLILLLGDVWPALPHIIFCFGVFLSGLLCLLLPETLNAKLPETIDDIEKPRSVNK